Within the Medicago truncatula cultivar Jemalong A17 chromosome 4, MtrunA17r5.0-ANR, whole genome shotgun sequence genome, the region AACGTTGAGCTCCATATccaaaattcaatctcttttcCATTGATTTATTGAATATGGATGTGAAAAATAGAGGATTTTCATTGATAGCATTTTCACTCTTTCTATTACTTTCTTCTATTTTTCCTCATCATTTCTCAGCAGCCAATAAGAATAATTCAATCCCCCCAACTTCTATACATTCCCTCATTTCTTCTCTTGTTTACACAATTAAGGGAAATGTATATCCAGATGGGTATGTTAATATCACAATTCCTCTCTTTTCTTCATCAATAATTGTTTTTGCAATATAATTCAGggacatttttttcttctaatatcAATATCAGTATTAATGCAACCAGTTAATACTGATATTTCATAATCATCTTCGCATGTatcaaattatatcattttcaatGGGTGACCTAACATtgactttttgaattttttattctagtttataaattatagatTACAATAGTTTATTGAGTTATAATttatatgtatgtatgcatgCTCCTCTGATGTAGGTTATACACCGTGTCCATCAACATTGGCAATCCTCCCAAACCTTACGAGCTTGACATCGACACCGGCAGTGATTTAACTTGGGTTCAATGCGATGGACCCGATGCACCGTGTAAAGGTTGCACCATGGtatgttttaaattataatatgttGACATTTTTAGTTATTAGTTAGTACTGTTTATGAAACACggacacatatacatatattggcCACAAGACGGACACTGTagaaagtaataataatttgaaataatagaAGTTATTGAATGCAACTATATTTATTAGCGAAACACCGAAAAATCTTCAAAGTTCATCTCAGTAAGTGTTGAACTAAATAAGGATGTCTTATGATGATTTTCACTCTATTTCCTTACCTTTGCAGCCCAAAGATAAACTTTATAAACCTAATGGCAAACAAGTTGTAAAATGTTCGGATCCAATTTGTGTTGCAACCCAATCAACACATGTACTAGGTCAAATATGTTCTAAGCAAAGTCCACCATGTGTTTACAACGTTCAATATGCAGACCATGCATCAACTCTTGGTGTATTAGTCCGAGACTATATGCATATAGGAAGCCCTAGTAGCTCTACAAAGGATCCTTTGGTGGCATTCGGGTAACTGTTTGTTTTTCTCATAGTTTTTGCATTTAATAATACGACTTTGATCATTTACACAGATATCTAATGATGTATACAATAATTATACACTGACAGAGTATATTAATTAAACTCATTGAGCAATGCAATCATAAGtattctaattttatatttggatTTTGTGTCTTTGGCATGCTAGGTGTGGATATGAGCAGAAGTTTTCTGGTCCTACTCCCCCACATTCCAAACCAGCTGGGATCCTTGGCCTTGGCAACGGAAAGACAAGTATTTTGTCTCAACTTACCTCTATTGGCTTTATCCACAATGTGTTAGGTCACTGCCTTAGTGCAGAAGGAGGAGGATATTTATTCCTTGGAGATAAGTTCGTTCCCTCATCTGGAATTGTTTGGACACCTATAATTCAAAGTTCATTAGAGTAAGTGTCGGACTAAATGTTACTCTCTTTGTCCATAATAAGTGATATATTCGgccaaatgaaatatatatatttggccATTTTACACGGATCTTtcattttgagacaaagaatgTCGTAACTTGTAAGAACTTACACGTaaccttatatatttttttgtttgtttcagaAAACACTATAACACAGGTCCAGTAGATTTGTTTTTCAATGGAAAGCCTACTCCTGCTAAGGGTCTTCAAATTATCTTTGATAGTGGGAGCTCCTACACTTACTTCAGTTCCCCAGTCTATACCATTGTTGCTAATATGGTTAGACAAAAACTAAGAAACAATgctatcaattttattttcttattttgcccTATGATATTCAAATTTCATCTTCTATTACTAATAATTGATACATATGATTCAGGTGAATAATGATTTAAAAGGGAAGCCACTTAGTAGAGTTAAGGATCCATCACTACCAATTTGTTGGAAGGGTGTCAAACCATTCAAATCTCTGAATGAAGTCAACAACTATTTCAAGCCCTTGACTCTGAGCTttacaaaatcaaagaatttGCAATTTCAACTGCCTCCTGTAGCTTATCTAATAATTAcagttagtattttttttttttgaatctaTATATAATCTTATCATATCCCTCTTATAATGAAAAGAACACTTGAAGCTTACATTTATGATGGTCTTTTCATTTCTAGAAATATGGCAATGTCTGCTTAGGGATTCTTAATGGCAATGAAGCTGGCTTGGGAAATCGTAATGTAGTTGGAGGTAAGACATTCCTAAACCTACAAAAATGCTATATATTCGAGAATTTTATTGTAAAGTCTATTCTTTTGTTGTTAACAGACATCTCTTTGCAAGACAAGGTAGTGGTTTATGACAATGAGAAACAACAGATTGGATGGGCATCTGCAAATTGTAAACAAATTCCTCGGTCATAGATCAGTATATTATCATGATATATTATCACATGCATATGATGCCATGTTAGGAAAGTGAGCATATCAATGTCTGTAATTTGTAACCTTCCAATATATGTGATATTGAGGGATCTAAATTCCTGTTTCAATtagaaaaattacaattttcttcaaataattGTGACCATTGTTGTTCTGAGTGAAGATGTTGGTTTGTACGACGGTAATACTAGGGATCTAGAAGGGGTGTTGTTGTCAGTTTAAGGTTATTTATACACACCAAGAGAATCAATATGTTTTGTTACCTATGATTGAATATGGGTTTTAGTATACATGTCTCAATGCCTAATACCAACACACCACTGACACATTTGattaaattcaatgaattattttctaaaattaatatcaaaaaGTCGAAGATTCAGTGTGTTGTCAGTGTGGGTGTTTTATCGATCGTAAAACAGCCTACAGAATTTTTGGTCCTTTGCAAGGAAATTCCATCTGAAATAAGAAGACAGGTTCTCATCGAAAGCTAAAATTGGTTTCTCTCAGCAAAATTTTGTTCATCTGTCTGTTTAAGCAATTTTTAATCACAACATACTGTCTAAGAGAGAGAACATGAAATGGAGATTTATTGGGTTTGGTTCAGATCTTCCTTCAACCATCTATttgtaaattgaaatttgttgaaGATACTTATTTACACTACTGTTTTCTGTTTCATAATTTGTTTAATGATTTTGTTTGCAAATTGCAACAACATAGTAACATGTTGCATATAAATTGCAAATTGCAACACTATTCAAAGCTCATTCGGTATTAAAATTCATTACTTATATGAATGAGCATAATAAAAACAATTCCAATATTGGTAACATGCTTTTGCAAATGGTGAAAGGTAACTATAAATTGGTTGTGACGAACCGCAAGCTTATAATTGATGCACTTTTGCCTGAAACAAATAACTTTCATGAAACGGTGAAATTGATGGTGGATTCTGGATTTGAGAAAGAGTGCTATGAGATTTACGACAGTTACTGTAAGGAATGGTTGGAAGActtattcataaataaattattaggaTTATGTGATTGGAAGATGGATAAAAACTTCCAAGGTCGTTCTTAATTAGAATACTATTTCCCAGGGAGCATCAACTGCACGATGATGTTATCTTAGACTTCACATCTGTATCATTTGATCTCTACTTCTTAGAGGTTTTCCGTGCAGCAATAGTTCAACTGCTGAATTTTGCTGATTCGTTTGCTAATTGAAGTCATTCAGCCTGGCCTATGTTTAGAATCCTTAACTTGTTTGAGACACTGTGATCAAGGTCTTCAAAACATTGATTCATTGGAGAACGAAGCAATAAAAATCAAGGTCTTTTCAAAGTCTCAGGTTCAATTCTTTCCGGTGCCAATTTGAGTGGGctatttagcttcttcaaaacaaaaacaaaaaatcaaggATAGATTGAGTGGAATAAGTAGAGACATTTTCTTCATATGTTTTTAGCAAACAATATAGAAAAAAACAGAacaattgttttgaaaaattgcTCAATCTGTACTCATAAAATAGAGTTAAAACCAACAGCAGAAAAAAAGTTGAGGCATGAACctcaaaataatgaaaaacaaaagctACGTCCAACTTGAACTATGAGAAAATAATCTTAAGATCTATAATTTATAGTAATCTAAATAGAGGTTATATGATATCAACTCTAGGCATTAAAGTAGTGTTTTGAAGCAAGTGTTCCACTACTTCCATTATTTCTTGTTCCTCACATGCATATGGAGCCTTGTGCACTATAAACAACTCCAATCTAACAAAGCGTGGAGGTTGCAAATTCTTCGAAGTTGGATTTAAGAGGAATACCTGCACAATTCGAATGAATAGGAGACATTATTAAATGGATATTTTACATGAATGCAGAGATGttataaacattaaaaatacaaatgagTTTAGCCATTGAACGTGTGGGGCAGTTTCCCTACAGTATTTGAATGTACGGAGCTTCAAAAACATCCGTATGTGTGTAATCTGTTAGTAATTTCGTAGATCAAACTAGcaaataaaatacatattaGAGGACCTAGTGGATAAGAAAATGACAAGTTCAGATATGTTTTCGTAATACATTCAAAGACTACTAACACCAACTAACATATTCAAAGACTACCTTTTGGATTGTATCAATGACAGAATAGCCAAATTTCAAAATCTTTACATTGGCAAGCACTTGCAGCCAATTTAAGAAGATCAAAGCTTCCGCATTATTGGAAAAGTCATACATATTTACttgttgaagaaaagaaagattgcATGTGGAGGATAAGAGTTTCTGAAAAATAGGACAATGCCCGATAGTAAAAGAACTAAGCCTTGGAGTAGAAAGCGAATATTGTTCAGCTAGTACAGATGATATAGTCAAATTGGATAGTGTCTGATTAGATATGCAGAGGACTTGTGCATCCTCAATCAAAGAACAGCTATCGAGAACCAAAATATTCAACACATGACAGTTTTGAAAGGGGTCAGCACAATGATTGTGAGTTGCAACAAACTTGAAATATTTAAGATGCAAGGTTCTTAATGCAGGCAAGTGAAGAGATTTTGGACACTTTGTATCCGTGTTATTCCTACTATAACAAAGATCAAGAAATGTCAAAGAATGAGAGCCAAAGATTAAAGGGAGTAACTCAGATTTTGGACACTTCCCATACCCATTAATTTTCAAAGAGAGTAGTGGATTTATATTAATGAGTTTATATAGCTCTTCTTCACCACCACGCATCCAAGCATTAATAGTAAGATTAAGCAGTGAATATGAGTGATCTCTATTGGACAGAACCCAAGACATAAATTGCTCAAAAGCATTTGAAGATGTAACTCCAGACCGAGTATATGTGAGAGTAGTGACGCGTTTGCAAAGATCCTTCCACCGTTTAGACAAGATACAAGTCTGAACAGCATCTTGTGCTTCAAGAAACCTCAGTATGTGGAGCAATATGCAGTCAGGCAACTCACTAATCCTATTTTCCTGCCGCTGTCGCTTCAGTTCCTGGTTGGATAAACAActtgtataaatatttatagcATTAATTATG harbors:
- the LOC11434067 gene encoding aspartic proteinase Asp1; protein product: MDVKNRGFSLIAFSLFLLLSSIFPHHFSAANKNNSIPPTSIHSLISSLVYTIKGNVYPDGLYTVSINIGNPPKPYELDIDTGSDLTWVQCDGPDAPCKGCTMPKDKLYKPNGKQVVKCSDPICVATQSTHVLGQICSKQSPPCVYNVQYADHASTLGVLVRDYMHIGSPSSSTKDPLVAFGWHARCGYEQKFSGPTPPHSKPAGILGLGNGKTSILSQLTSIGFIHNVLGHCLSAEGGGYLFLGDKFVPSSGIVWTPIIQSSLEKHYNTGPVDLFFNGKPTPAKGLQIIFDSGSSYTYFSSPVYTIVANMVNNDLKGKPLSRVKDPSLPICWKGVKPFKSLNEVNNYFKPLTLSFTKSKNLQFQLPPVAYLIITKYGNVCLGILNGNEAGLGNRNVVGDISLQDKVVVYDNEKQQIGWASANCKQIPRS